The genomic interval ATTGTATCACTATGCCCTATCATAGAAATCTAAAATATATTTTGATATATCTGAAGAGGTAAGCCCAACATTTCGCTTAAGAATTTCTGTATTGCCTTGGGGGATGAATTCGTCGGGGAGACCAAATATTTTTACCTTAATATCAAATCCAAAATTATTCACACATTGTAATACAGCAGATCCAAACCCCCCGACAGCAGCATTTTCTTCTATTGTAATTATCTGTTCTACACCTTGTTCTGATAAATAATTCAACATATTTTTATCAAGAGGTTTGAGGAATCGAGCATTGATGAGAAACGGATCTATTTGTTCTGATTTTACTTTTTTATAAGCTTCATAAGCGATGTCAAATATTGTTCCTATTGAAATAATCGCCAATTTTTTCCCCTCAAATACTAATTCACTTTTTCCCAAACCAATTCGAGGGCTACTCAATTCCGGATAGTGATGAACTTTCCCCCGAGGGTATCTTACAGAAATTGGACCTTCTGAAAATTTTGCCATAAACTTAATCATTTTCTCCAATTCACTCCCATCTCGAGGAGCCATAACAGTTATGTTCGGGACACAATTCAAGAAGGACAGGTCAAAAGTGCCATGATGAGTGGGACCATCTTCACCTACAATTCCACCTCTATCAATACCAAATTTAACAGGTAAATTTTGCAAAGCGACATCGTGAATTATCTGATCGTACGCTCTTTGCAAAAACGTAGAATAAATTGAAACAAATGGCTTTATACCTTCACAAGCAAGACCCGCTCCAAAAGTAACAGCATGCTGTTCTGAAATTCCAACATCAAAAAATCTTTTTGAATATTTATCTCTAAATTCCCTAATTCCTGTTCCATCAGCCATAGCAGCAGTAATTAAAACAATATTTTCATCTTCCTCTGCAAGCTTTGTTAAGGTTTCTCCATAAATCGTACAATACTTTTTATCCGGTTTAGTACTAACTTTTTTGTTAAACTTTCCGGTAGTTTCATCAAATGGCGAGACACCATGAAATTTTGTAGCATCTTTTTCTGCATACGAAAAACCTTTACCCTTTTTTGTAATTACATGAATTAAACAAGGTCCAGTCACATGGTTTTTAACGTTAGTTAATATCCTAACAATAGATTGGACATTATGGCCATCAATGGGTCCAAAATACTTGAAACCAATATCCTCAAAAAATCCATTTGGCATTATCATGCCTTTCAGCCTCTCAATATTTCTCGCACTCGAAATAACTCTTTTTCTGATAATTTTTGGTAGCGACTGAACTGTTTCCCATATTTCTTTCTTTATTTTATTATATGATTTCCCGGAAAGAATGTTTGCTAAATAATAATGCAATCCACCCACATTGGGGGAGATAGACATTTCATTGTCGTTCAAGATCACAATCAAATCCTTATGCATACCTCCGGTATTGTTCATACCCTCAAAAGCTTCTCCGGCTGTTAATGCTCCATCACCGATAACTACGATAACTTTTTCCGGCTTTCCTTTTATTTCTTTAGCAGCAAAAATACCTAATCCCGCTG from Candidatus Cloacimonadota bacterium carries:
- the dxs gene encoding 1-deoxy-D-xylulose-5-phosphate synthase, with the translated sequence MLEKIKSPEDVKQLSIKELNLLCAEIRERIIDVTSRHGGHLAPSLGVVELTVALLKIFDPLVNRIVWDVGHQSYAYKILTERNDQFETLRQFGGMSGFNKISESKYDAFGVGHSSTSISAGLGIFAAKEIKGKPEKVIVVIGDGALTAGEAFEGMNNTGGMHKDLIVILNDNEMSISPNVGGLHYYLANILSGKSYNKIKKEIWETVQSLPKIIRKRVISSARNIERLKGMIMPNGFFEDIGFKYFGPIDGHNVQSIVRILTNVKNHVTGPCLIHVITKKGKGFSYAEKDATKFHGVSPFDETTGKFNKKVSTKPDKKYCTIYGETLTKLAEEDENIVLITAAMADGTGIREFRDKYSKRFFDVGISEQHAVTFGAGLACEGIKPFVSIYSTFLQRAYDQIIHDVALQNLPVKFGIDRGGIVGEDGPTHHGTFDLSFLNCVPNITVMAPRDGSELEKMIKFMAKFSEGPISVRYPRGKVHHYPELSSPRIGLGKSELVFEGKKLAIISIGTIFDIAYEAYKKVKSEQIDPFLINARFLKPLDKNMLNYLSEQGVEQIITIEENAAVGGFGSAVLQCVNNFGFDIKVKIFGLPDEFIPQGNTEILKRNVGLTSSDISKYILDFYDRA